Genomic segment of Streptomyces longhuiensis:
TGCGCGGGGAACGTGGTGAGTACGCGGTCGGGGTCCACGCCCACCCACGCGCACGCCACCTTGGTGAACGCGACCGACGGCTGGTGCACGCACACGAGGTCCAGCTCGTCGACCTTGACCCCCAGGTCGGTGACCGCGTCCCTCACCCTTTCGGGCATACCGGTGAACGACTTCACCAACTGCTCCGAATCGATGCGCAGTTGACCCAGTGCGCGGTGATGGGAGTAGGGGTTGGTCAGCGTGGCGGCCCGCCAGCCCCAGGAATTGGCGAAGAAGCGGGAGCCGATGATGCCGGGGCGCTCCGAGGCTTCGAGCAGCAGCGCGGATCCCATGTCGCCCGTGCTGAGGCTGGGCAGCGCGGTCAGTACGTCGGCGGGGTCGTCGACCGACCAGCGGCTCGCGCGCGTGGACACCTCTCCGGTGGTGACGAGGATGCGGCGGTACTGGCCCGACCTGATGAGGGCGTCGGCCACCTCGATGGCGTTGAGTACGCCGTTGCAGGCGTTCTTGAGGTCGAACACCGGGCAGTTCAGGCCGAGTTTGTCGGCGACCACGTGTGCGGTGGCGGGTTCCTCCAGGTCGGCGAGGATCCCGGCGAAGATCAGCAGGTCGACGTCCGAGGGGTCGGTGATCTCGCGCGCCTCGAACAGGCGGCGTGCCGCGTGGGCCGCGAGGTCGGAGGGCTGCTCGTGGGCGGGGGCGACGGTCCGCTCGGAGAGCCCGTACATGTGCGCCAGGACGCCCGGCGACAGGGAGACGTGGGGATTATGGCTACGGAAGCGTTCCTCCGCCTCGGCTACGGACTGTCGGCCGGGCGGCACATGGACCGCCGCGTGAAGGATGCTGCTGTACACGGTCAACGGGGGGTGTTTTCTCTCGGGGGCA
This window contains:
- a CDS encoding 3-oxoacyl-ACP synthase III family protein gives rise to the protein MYSSILHAAVHVPPGRQSVAEAEERFRSHNPHVSLSPGVLAHMYGLSERTVAPAHEQPSDLAAHAARRLFEAREITDPSDVDLLIFAGILADLEEPATAHVVADKLGLNCPVFDLKNACNGVLNAIEVADALIRSGQYRRILVTTGEVSTRASRWSVDDPADVLTALPSLSTGDMGSALLLEASERPGIIGSRFFANSWGWRAATLTNPYSHHRALGQLRIDSEQLVKSFTGMPERVRDAVTDLGVKVDELDLVCVHQPSVAFTKVACAWVGVDPDRVLTTFPAHGNVATNTIPLQLATALETGRLRRGDLVGMFGFASGASAGVMVCEW